DNA sequence from the Dreissena polymorpha isolate Duluth1 chromosome 3, UMN_Dpol_1.0, whole genome shotgun sequence genome:
ATAATACGgtaatttttttacaattattagtttatattgattaaaatagtaCGACTGCTGTATTACATTACtagaaaaagttgttaagttttcatattttcattatattcggtaatacaattttactgtgtatatctaggtaccaggtaactaccagtgaACTatgaataacgcaagtagattgatcatcatcgtcacgtggttaacACAGgattgcaaattgtgcatgcgtagtgaattgtatatattttacatataaactgatcaatctacttgcgttattaattgtgagtatatcgttatgtcacctattttcgcgacgtACTGTCGATTTCACaatgcgaaattttattaccgaatatactgaaaacattaacttttatcaagtaatgtaatataccagtcgcgatattttaatcaatataaactaatacttgtaaaacaatatggtattttatcacatgccataccctgtttccaatgtaatataaccataacatatatttttataaccataacatatatttttatattacacattatgtaatatatttttaatcgttttcattggcttattttcgtttgattgaccaatcgcattttgttattttgctgaaatgacgttgcaacgtcaaatgacgtcacgaaatgtaaacaacgttcgggatttatcattatgtttgcgtgaatatttatttaatttgcacaTTAAAAAGCATGTGTTAAAAAATCTTACACgatgtcatttcataccatatttgattaaactcgtacaggaaattcgttagtaagctcgccacaGGCTCGCTTACTACATGTAACAAAATTTCTGAAATGGTTTAATAaaatcacaggcagcagtatcataaaaaaaagctccccccggaccataccccccccccccccgagcttaccccaggggttccagattgttaaatgtacacctattgtgtatggtttgacttttcaacaacgaatattgacaaaaataacagtttaaaaaaatacccctcttataggtattatatatacacaaggtatgaaacgcgctatatgcctattgctgaaagattgtgaaACAAGagacgttttttttatttatctttttgttttttaatgatactgctgcctgtgaataaaatatggtatgatatgacaactcgtgccatatCATATATTAagtacttttcttttttcgttgtTTGTGGTTGACAGACCCTTTAAGTTTAACAGCACCAATTGCAGACTTCTTTTCATTTGTTTGTCATATGACTGGTGGCATAATATATGATTACTTCCTTATCATCCACTGCAAGAACAAAAGATGACACTCCTCAAACTAAAGACAGAAGACAATCTCAAAAGTCCAACATTAGTATGGTTTCCTCAAGTTGACTTAAAAGGACCaagtttaacaataattttctttGAGGATGTATTTTAGTAAGATATTATATAGATTGAAATTTGAAATCTTACAAAAATTCTTCTAAACAGTGCAAGTAAACTGCCTTTGGCAGTAAACCATTTATTCATCTTACTGTTGAAGGTGTAAATAACGGCCATTCCATCATTTTAGTGATTGTTCTTTTGGTTTACAAATTCATTTCATCTCCTCCCTCACTTTTTTTCTTTCTCTTCTTTTCTTCTTTTTCATAATATTGTTCATAATAGGTAAAAAAAGTGAGGATTCTGTAGAAATAGCAaacattttcttaacaaaaaattgCTACCTATTTTAACCCACATATTTTCATTAACCCTATGTTTGCAATGGCAAGAAAACCATTAGCTAAAGTTAACCACAAGTCGAATTTACTCACTGTAGACATCAATAACCGTACAGTTTATTCATAATTAATCAAcccattttaataatatatttaaccccttcaaaaaataaaaacttacaaAACAAGAAATTTACAGATCTAAAGCTATTTAGCTAGTTCTTAACTACACATGCATGatcattttaaaagtattttacatAATAACACTGCTATCACAAACGTGTTCCcaagaataaaaataaagaatataattttaaggaaatacttaacaacatgcttaaattaaataaaaatcagtTTCTGTTTGTCATTAAAAGTCAATAATTTTGGCACCATCTGTTTTCATGATTATTAAGTCAAATGCAAACTATCAATAGAGATTTCTAAACAAATGCCAACAGAAGCATATACAACATTGTACATGTGTATaatagtgataataataataatctctctctagattataataaaataatgatgcaTTAACAAAGTACTCTAATCAGCATTTCTTCCGAGCCATGAAATAAGCCTAACACttggaaaagggggcttaatgcatgtgcgtaaagtgttgtccaagattagccaatgcagtttgcacaggctaatttagaaCGCTTTCCGCATAACCTAGATTTTTGctttgaagagactttcttataatgaaaataaccatacaagcagaaagtgttgaccatactgcacagaataatcagggacaaacttaaggcacttgcattaagccccgttttccccgaGCACAGCTCAAATGTATTCATCAACTGGTTTCCGGATGTGCATTGTCGCAGATTGAGGAGTCTGGCTTGTACATTGAGAACACAATTGTCTGACCAACTCCAGTACTGGACACCAATTTGTAGCCTTTCAACTCGAGTTTGTTGAGCACCGAGCGTACAACATCATTGGTACGATATTCTTTACTGGAATACAGTCAAAACAAAATGATTCAATTTTAGTATAGTTTacttaagaaaataaatttatagtattaattatataaatataatataatataactgCGTGTTGGCTGTTTAACCAGCAACACacctgaaaaacacaatgtacATAATGGCCCTTATGGCTTAATAAGGTGTGTTTTTCGCAATGTAGATACATTCTGATACTTGTATAACACAACGGATTACATTATACTTTATACTTTACTGACACTtaacatttcctgtaaaacgcttATGCAGTAAAGCTGTTGACTTATTTAGGTAGAATAGTACATAGTAAGGATTAgtgctaattgttaacaacttgaTTACCCATTAAGTTATGTATGTGTGGGTTACGTTAGACATAAATGTATTTCATGCCTACTGTAATTCAGTCGTTtttcaaaacattggaaataattatttgtaactAACTTGAATTCGTCAATAAATCTACTGACAAAGATAAACAACAAcagacaaaattgtcacaaaacaaggttttcaattaaaaaaaaaaagtatgataaagggagacaattcaaaatgtgcattgttaccccccttgtttcaaattcaacCTATTTTTACTCGtagcgaccttgatttcaattttggaaaaaaaaagtctgataaagggagacaactcaaactcaaaatgtgcattgttactgattgttcagtTACCCCCcttatttcaaaatcaatctattttaagTCCTggcgacattgaccttgaagatatggacgtaattttttcgcACGAAACaatgtccaatgatggtgaacaaatgtgtcaaatgattttaaaatctcacaatgaacaacatagttatggcccggacaagctaattgatggccattttttatctttgaactcaaagtgtgaccttgaagatatcgacgtaattctttcgcgtgacacaccgtccaatgatggtgaacaaatatgccaaatgattttaaaatctcacaatgaatgacaaagttatggcccggacaagcttgttccgtctGCCCACCTGCCagccagcccgccgacattcgccaatcttataaccagttttttccttcggaaaacctagtTAACAATTAATCTTTGGTGAATAATGATGGTTTCACAGTAACGATCAGATAAAGGATATGATCAAGGATGTCTTGAACATGACATTACCTTCATTTTTTAACTACATAACATGCCAGATTTATTTTGTAATACTGTTCAGTTGCTGTCTCCACAGGCTTAAACTGATGACACCTTGATTGTCAGCACACCAGAGAAACTTGTTCCACTTACAAGTTATTTCCCAGAATCTGAATGAGTTCAGCTCCAAGATAGGCCATTAGTTCCTTGTCGCTCCACTCATCCCCAACAGTTGTGGGGCCACACTCCTAGAAATATCGATATTTACAGAAAAGTATTTAGGACTCAGGGGTGCAGAAAATCTTTTAAAAGTCATTCTATCCACTGAAAGAGTCAAGACACACTTACTTAATTTGTAGTCACCCTAAGTTTCATGATTTTCACAATCACCGCTCAAAAGACATGACACTTCTCcaaataaattgatcatttaaagctgtttaaaaaaacattttaaaaatgaaacacaatgtccccctatatgatgtttgacattgtaggatgaccttgaccttgtgaaggatgaccttgaccttgacctttcaccaatcaaaatgtgcagctccatgagatacacatgcatgccaaatatcaagttgctatcttcaatattgcaaaagtattcataaaataagccatttgggccacatatatttaacctctgaccttgaaggatgaccttgaccttgacctttcaccactcaaaatgagcagttccatgagatgcacatgcatgccaaatatcaagttgctatcttcaatattgcaaaagtattcataaaatgagcgattttggccacatataattgacctctgaccttgaaggatgaccttgaccttgacctttcaccactcaaaatgtgcagctccatgagatacacatgcatgccaaatatcaagttgctatcttcaatattgcaaaagtattcataaaatgagcgattttggccacatatatttgacctctgaccttgaagtatgaccttgaccttgacctttcaccactcaaaatgtgcagcttcatgagatacacatgcatgccaaatatgaagttgctatcttcaacatagcaaaagttattgcaaaatgttaaagttggcgcaaacagacagaccaacagaccaacagacagaccaacagacagggcaaaaacaatatgtcccccactactatagtgggggacataataaacaCTTTCACTAATATTATTAACCCGGCTTGAACACAAATGAACTGAGTACTGTTAGAAATTGTACTAAATTtagcattaactctttcagtgctggaacaaaatttttaaggcctttgcaaacagtttggatccagatgagatgccacagaacgtggcgtctcatcaggatccaaactgtttgctattctgatagcattctttgaaaaaaaatcgaag
Encoded proteins:
- the LOC127871905 gene encoding GTP cyclohydrolase 1 feedback regulatory protein-like; translation: MPYVIVSTQIRLECGPTTVGDEWSDKELMAYLGAELIQILGNNFKEYRTNDVVRSVLNKLELKGYKLVSSTGVGQTIVFSMYKPDSSICDNAHPETS